A DNA window from Theobroma cacao cultivar B97-61/B2 chromosome 5, Criollo_cocoa_genome_V2, whole genome shotgun sequence contains the following coding sequences:
- the LOC18600110 gene encoding LRR receptor-like serine/threonine-protein kinase GSO2 isoform X2, with translation MNANMRAVTIFIIGFLTLAATGITFCDGKSSVLCIESERQALLKFKQDIIDRSNRLSAWADGGDCCNWVGVSCDNLTGHVYKLDLRPSSISDYASDAEIGVYWRTMLRGRINPSLLLLKHLSHLDLSLNNFGGLQIPQFLGSMESLTYLDLSKAGFGGALPHQLGNLSKLQHLNLGVTNFRYRLVEARNLQWLSGLSSLQYLDLSGVDLSKATDWLQVTNKLPSLVELHLSACFLDNDPSPITVNYTSLSTLDLSNNYISPSVPMWIFSLGSLVSLDLSVNSFEGLIPNSFQNMSSLKFLDLSINSFNSSIPGWLFSLNHLEFLSLRGNLLQGKIPTAIGNLSSIISLDLAGNQLEGILPTSVENLFNLRQLDLSDNKIDQETSEVLQSLSRCCSDDLRSLNMANNNLTGHLSDELGQFKSLSNLFLSQNSISGLIPASLGNLSSLKYIDISDNQLDGSLPQSLGQLMSLEYLNIAYNLLDGVVSEVVFSNLTRLRVFKATQNKLKFEAKSSWAPPFQCQTIEMGYWFLGPKFPTWLQFQTDLSTLDISSAGISDVVPSWFWNFTPKLVSLNISHNQLEGEIPFLSVHKLVDLRSNRFTGPLPRVLPDVATLFFSNNSFSGSLSHFLCDYELGEPKLFLLQLETNLLSGDIPDCWENWRGIQVLNMGNNNLTGKIPDSLGSLGFMFLNLRNNKLSGELPLSLQNNTRLFMLDVGENQFSGSIPKWMGESLSNLVILSLRSNSFAGHIPEELCQLSSLQILDLGDNKISGAIPKCFKDFTAMATKPNNTDAVIDFFVEGEFIRSELLVMKGRVNEYSTTLSLVTTMDLSNNNLVGEIPKELASLAGLQFLNLSRNSFTGRIPDHIGNMRLLESLDFSKNHLQGSIPASFSNLNFLSHLNLSYNNLRGRIPTSTQLQSFDRFSYIGNQLCGPPVTENCSGKIETPTNVTNEGGHEEDEGWFEKYGIYVTVVLGYVVGFWGVVAPLFFIRSWRFAYYQKLDDVGSKLYVFWASI, from the exons ATGAATGCAAACATGAGAGCCGTTACAATTTTTATCATTGGGTTTCTTACTCTTGCAGCCACTGGCATTACCTTCTGTGATGGAAAGTCCAGTGTGCTTTGTATCGAGAGCGAGAGACAAGCCCTTTTAAAGTTCAAGCAAGATATCATTGATCGTTCAAACAGGCTATCTGCTTGGGCTGATGGTGGGGATTGTTGCAACTGGGTTGGAGTTTCCTGCGACAACTTGACAGGTCATGTCTACAAGTTGGACTTGAGGCCTTCTTCAATTTCTGATTATGCATCAGATGCTGAAATCGGAGTTTATTGGCGCACAATGCTGAGAGGAAGAATAAATCCTTCTTTGCTCTTGTTGAAGCATCTAAGTCACCTAGACCTAAGTCTAAACAACTTTGGTGGCCTGCAGATTCCACAATTTCTTGGTTCAATGGAGAGTTTAACATATCTTGACCTCTCTAAAGCAGGATTTGGAGGAGCTCTTCCTCACCAACTCGGAAATCTCTCAAAGCTGCAGCATCTTAATCTCGGAGTTACTAATTTTCGTTACCGGTTGGTTGAAGCTAGGAATCTTCAATGGCTTTCCGGTCTTTCTTCCTTGCAGTATCTTGATTTGAGTGGAGTGGACCTTAGCAAAGCAACTGATTGGCTGCAGGTAACCAACAAACTTCCTTCTTTGGTAGAGTTACATTTGTCAGCTTGCTTTCTTGATAACGATCCTTCACCAATCACTGTTAATTATACATCTCTTTCCACACTTGATCTTTCTAACAACTACATATCTCCTTCTGTACCTATGTGGATTTTCAGTCTTGGTAGTCTTGTTTCCCTTGATCTGAGTGTAAATTCTTTCGAAGGTCTTATTCCCAATAGCTTTCAAAACATGTCATCTCTCAAATTTCTTGATCTTTCCATAAACTCGTTCAATTCATCGATACCTGGTTGGTTGTTTAGTTTGAACCATCTTGAATTTCTCAGTCTTAGAGGTAACCTTCTGCAAGGCAAAATCCCGACTGCCATTGGAAACCTGAGTTCCATCATTAGCCTTGATTTGGCAGGAAATCAGCTTGAAGGAATACTACCGACTTCTGTGGAAAATCTTTTCAATTTGAGGCAACTTGATCTGTCTGATAACAAAATTGATCAGGAAACATCAGAAGTTTTGCAGAGCTTGTCTAGATGCTGTTCAGATGACTTGAGGTCACTGAATATGGCAAATAACAATCTCACAGGCCATTTATCTGATGAACTTGGACAATTTAAAAGTCTATCTAACCTGTTTCTGTCTCAAAATTCCATTTCTGGTCTCATTCCAGCCTCCTTAGGAAACCTatcatctttaaaatatattgataTTTCAGACAATCAATTAGATGGCAGCCTTCCTCAAAGTCTTGGACAACTCATGAGCTTGGAATACTTAAACATTGCTTATAATCTGTTGGATGGTGTTGTATCAGAAGTTGTCTTTTCTAATCTCACTAGACTGAGAGTTTTTAAGGCAACTCAAAACAAGTTGAAATTTGAAGCAAAGTCAAGCTGGGCTCCTCCTTTTCAATGTCAAACTATTGAAATGGGTTACTGGTTTCTTGGCCCAAAATTTCCAACGTGGCTTCAATTTCAAACGGACTTGTCTACTTTAGACATATCCAGTGCAGGAATTTCAGATGTTGTCCCCTCTTGGTTTTGGAACTTTACTCCTAAACTGGTGTCCCTGAATATTTCTCATAACCAGCTTGAAGGGGAGATCCCATTTTTGTCAGTACATAAATTGGTTGATTTGAGATCCAACCGGTTCACAGGCCCTTTGCCACGCGTGCTCCCTGATGTGGCAACCTTGTTTTTCTCTAACAATTCTTTTTCAGGATCCCTGTCACATTTTTTATGTGATTACGAATTAGGTGAACCAAAATTGTTTCTCCTTCAACTCGAGACAAATCTTCTATCGGGAGATATTCCAGATTGTTGGGAGAACTGGCGAGGCATCCAAGTCTTAAATATGGGAAACAATAACCTGACTGGGAAGATTCCAGACTCTTTGGGATCCTTGGGTTTTATGTTTCTAAATCTTCGGAATAATAAGCTGTCCGGAGAGCTACCATTGTCCTTGCAAAATAATACTCGCTTGTTTATGCTTGATGTTGGTGAAAATCAATTCAGTGGAAGCATTCCAAAATGGATGGGTGAAAGTCTCTCAAATCTTGTGATTCTAAGTCTGCGTTCAAACTCTTTTGCTGGCCATATCCCTGAGGAGCTTTGTCAGCTCAGTTCTCTTCAAATCTTAGACCTTGGGGATAACAAAATCTCGGGAGCCATACCAAAATGCTTTAAGGACTTCACTGCCATGGCCACAAAACCAAATAACACTGATGCAGTCATTGACTTCTTCGTTGAGGGGGAGTTCATAAGGAGTGAGTTGTTGGTGATGAAAGGAAGAGTGAACGAATACAGCACCACACTATCCCTTGTTACCACCATGGACCTGTCAAACAACAATCTAGTCGGAGAGATCCCCAAAGAACTAGCAAGTCTTGCGGGGCTgcagtttttgaatttatcaAGAAATTCCTTCACAGGAAGGATACCTGACCACATTGGCAACATGAGGTTATTAGAATCTCTTGATTTTTCCAAGAACCATCTGCAGGGTTCAATCCCTGCAAGcttctccaatttgaatttcttgagTCACTTGAACTTGTCTTACAACAATTTGAGAGGAAGAATACCAACAAGCACCCAACTCCAAAGTTTTGACAGGTTCTCATACATCGGCAACCAACTTTGCGGACCCCCTGTCACTGAAAACTGCAGcggaaaaattgaaacaccTACGAATGTTACAAATGAAGGTGGTCATGAAGAAGATGAGGGGTGGTTTGAAAAGTATGGGATTTATGTAACTGTTGTGCTCGGATATGTGGTGGGGTTTTGGGGTGTG GTGGCTCCCCTGTTTTTCATCAGGTCTTGGAGGTTTGCTTACTATCAAAAACTGGATGATGTTGGTAGTAAGCTGTACGTGTTTTGGGCTAGTATTTGA
- the LOC18600110 gene encoding LRR receptor-like serine/threonine-protein kinase GSO2 isoform X1, protein MNANMRAVTIFIIGFLTLAATGITFCDGKSSVLCIESERQALLKFKQDIIDRSNRLSAWADGGDCCNWVGVSCDNLTGHVYKLDLRPSSISDYASDAEIGVYWRTMLRGRINPSLLLLKHLSHLDLSLNNFGGLQIPQFLGSMESLTYLDLSKAGFGGALPHQLGNLSKLQHLNLGVTNFRYRLVEARNLQWLSGLSSLQYLDLSGVDLSKATDWLQVTNKLPSLVELHLSACFLDNDPSPITVNYTSLSTLDLSNNYISPSVPMWIFSLGSLVSLDLSVNSFEGLIPNSFQNMSSLKFLDLSINSFNSSIPGWLFSLNHLEFLSLRGNLLQGKIPTAIGNLSSIISLDLAGNQLEGILPTSVENLFNLRQLDLSDNKIDQETSEVLQSLSRCCSDDLRSLNMANNNLTGHLSDELGQFKSLSNLFLSQNSISGLIPASLGNLSSLKYIDISDNQLDGSLPQSLGQLMSLEYLNIAYNLLDGVVSEVVFSNLTRLRVFKATQNKLKFEAKSSWAPPFQCQTIEMGYWFLGPKFPTWLQFQTDLSTLDISSAGISDVVPSWFWNFTPKLVSLNISHNQLEGEIPFLSVHKLVDLRSNRFTGPLPRVLPDVATLFFSNNSFSGSLSHFLCDYELGEPKLFLLQLETNLLSGDIPDCWENWRGIQVLNMGNNNLTGKIPDSLGSLGFMFLNLRNNKLSGELPLSLQNNTRLFMLDVGENQFSGSIPKWMGESLSNLVILSLRSNSFAGHIPEELCQLSSLQILDLGDNKISGAIPKCFKDFTAMATKPNNTDAVIDFFVEGEFIRSELLVMKGRVNEYSTTLSLVTTMDLSNNNLVGEIPKELASLAGLQFLNLSRNSFTGRIPDHIGNMRLLESLDFSKNHLQGSIPASFSNLNFLSHLNLSYNNLRGRIPTSTQLQSFDRFSYIGNQLCGPPVTENCSGKIETPTNVTNEGGHEEDEGWFEKYGIYVTVVLGYVVGFWGVVAPLYFIKSWGLAYYEKVDAIGLKLSNLWGRLVPNCT, encoded by the coding sequence ATGAATGCAAACATGAGAGCCGTTACAATTTTTATCATTGGGTTTCTTACTCTTGCAGCCACTGGCATTACCTTCTGTGATGGAAAGTCCAGTGTGCTTTGTATCGAGAGCGAGAGACAAGCCCTTTTAAAGTTCAAGCAAGATATCATTGATCGTTCAAACAGGCTATCTGCTTGGGCTGATGGTGGGGATTGTTGCAACTGGGTTGGAGTTTCCTGCGACAACTTGACAGGTCATGTCTACAAGTTGGACTTGAGGCCTTCTTCAATTTCTGATTATGCATCAGATGCTGAAATCGGAGTTTATTGGCGCACAATGCTGAGAGGAAGAATAAATCCTTCTTTGCTCTTGTTGAAGCATCTAAGTCACCTAGACCTAAGTCTAAACAACTTTGGTGGCCTGCAGATTCCACAATTTCTTGGTTCAATGGAGAGTTTAACATATCTTGACCTCTCTAAAGCAGGATTTGGAGGAGCTCTTCCTCACCAACTCGGAAATCTCTCAAAGCTGCAGCATCTTAATCTCGGAGTTACTAATTTTCGTTACCGGTTGGTTGAAGCTAGGAATCTTCAATGGCTTTCCGGTCTTTCTTCCTTGCAGTATCTTGATTTGAGTGGAGTGGACCTTAGCAAAGCAACTGATTGGCTGCAGGTAACCAACAAACTTCCTTCTTTGGTAGAGTTACATTTGTCAGCTTGCTTTCTTGATAACGATCCTTCACCAATCACTGTTAATTATACATCTCTTTCCACACTTGATCTTTCTAACAACTACATATCTCCTTCTGTACCTATGTGGATTTTCAGTCTTGGTAGTCTTGTTTCCCTTGATCTGAGTGTAAATTCTTTCGAAGGTCTTATTCCCAATAGCTTTCAAAACATGTCATCTCTCAAATTTCTTGATCTTTCCATAAACTCGTTCAATTCATCGATACCTGGTTGGTTGTTTAGTTTGAACCATCTTGAATTTCTCAGTCTTAGAGGTAACCTTCTGCAAGGCAAAATCCCGACTGCCATTGGAAACCTGAGTTCCATCATTAGCCTTGATTTGGCAGGAAATCAGCTTGAAGGAATACTACCGACTTCTGTGGAAAATCTTTTCAATTTGAGGCAACTTGATCTGTCTGATAACAAAATTGATCAGGAAACATCAGAAGTTTTGCAGAGCTTGTCTAGATGCTGTTCAGATGACTTGAGGTCACTGAATATGGCAAATAACAATCTCACAGGCCATTTATCTGATGAACTTGGACAATTTAAAAGTCTATCTAACCTGTTTCTGTCTCAAAATTCCATTTCTGGTCTCATTCCAGCCTCCTTAGGAAACCTatcatctttaaaatatattgataTTTCAGACAATCAATTAGATGGCAGCCTTCCTCAAAGTCTTGGACAACTCATGAGCTTGGAATACTTAAACATTGCTTATAATCTGTTGGATGGTGTTGTATCAGAAGTTGTCTTTTCTAATCTCACTAGACTGAGAGTTTTTAAGGCAACTCAAAACAAGTTGAAATTTGAAGCAAAGTCAAGCTGGGCTCCTCCTTTTCAATGTCAAACTATTGAAATGGGTTACTGGTTTCTTGGCCCAAAATTTCCAACGTGGCTTCAATTTCAAACGGACTTGTCTACTTTAGACATATCCAGTGCAGGAATTTCAGATGTTGTCCCCTCTTGGTTTTGGAACTTTACTCCTAAACTGGTGTCCCTGAATATTTCTCATAACCAGCTTGAAGGGGAGATCCCATTTTTGTCAGTACATAAATTGGTTGATTTGAGATCCAACCGGTTCACAGGCCCTTTGCCACGCGTGCTCCCTGATGTGGCAACCTTGTTTTTCTCTAACAATTCTTTTTCAGGATCCCTGTCACATTTTTTATGTGATTACGAATTAGGTGAACCAAAATTGTTTCTCCTTCAACTCGAGACAAATCTTCTATCGGGAGATATTCCAGATTGTTGGGAGAACTGGCGAGGCATCCAAGTCTTAAATATGGGAAACAATAACCTGACTGGGAAGATTCCAGACTCTTTGGGATCCTTGGGTTTTATGTTTCTAAATCTTCGGAATAATAAGCTGTCCGGAGAGCTACCATTGTCCTTGCAAAATAATACTCGCTTGTTTATGCTTGATGTTGGTGAAAATCAATTCAGTGGAAGCATTCCAAAATGGATGGGTGAAAGTCTCTCAAATCTTGTGATTCTAAGTCTGCGTTCAAACTCTTTTGCTGGCCATATCCCTGAGGAGCTTTGTCAGCTCAGTTCTCTTCAAATCTTAGACCTTGGGGATAACAAAATCTCGGGAGCCATACCAAAATGCTTTAAGGACTTCACTGCCATGGCCACAAAACCAAATAACACTGATGCAGTCATTGACTTCTTCGTTGAGGGGGAGTTCATAAGGAGTGAGTTGTTGGTGATGAAAGGAAGAGTGAACGAATACAGCACCACACTATCCCTTGTTACCACCATGGACCTGTCAAACAACAATCTAGTCGGAGAGATCCCCAAAGAACTAGCAAGTCTTGCGGGGCTgcagtttttgaatttatcaAGAAATTCCTTCACAGGAAGGATACCTGACCACATTGGCAACATGAGGTTATTAGAATCTCTTGATTTTTCCAAGAACCATCTGCAGGGTTCAATCCCTGCAAGcttctccaatttgaatttcttgagTCACTTGAACTTGTCTTACAACAATTTGAGAGGAAGAATACCAACAAGCACCCAACTCCAAAGTTTTGACAGGTTCTCATACATCGGCAACCAACTTTGCGGACCCCCTGTCACTGAAAACTGCAGcggaaaaattgaaacaccTACGAATGTTACAAATGAAGGTGGTCATGAAGAAGATGAGGGGTGGTTTGAAAAGTATGGGATTTATGTAACTGTTGTGCTCGGATATGTGGTGGGGTTTTGGGGTGTGGTAGCTCCTTTGTATTTCATCAAGTCTTGGGGATTGGCTTACTATGAAAAGGTGGACGCCATTGGCCTTAAGCTTTCCAATTTATGGGGTAGACTGGTACCTAATTGCACTTAA
- the LOC18600111 gene encoding rubisco accumulation factor 2, chloroplastic: protein MLSSTSLKPITNPKNLVFSSFLNQNPSLFSFHPSFPLSKTLLKPISATLIPSNPQPQQQQLYQPFRPPPSPLPSQFRSLDVAARLEVLANRGGLWFEYAPLIPSLYQEGFSPPSVEETTGISGVEQNRLIVAAQVRESLIQSKTDENVVSFFDTGGSELLYEIRLLSAKQRAEAARFILEHGLDPKGAQDLARAMKDFARRKTDKGWKSFDYQLPGDCLSFMYYRQSREHKNPSEQRTSALRQALKVAESESAKKELLEELECGEDGKEEKEEDLDYGVRVPVVRLKIGEVAEASSVVVLPVCKAEEKDREILQAPLECRSKGDFGVVEAEKGWNRWVVLPGWEPVVGLSNGGVVVAFGDARGLPWKANRWYKEEPILVVADRSRKEVEFDDGFYLVTVDSGELKVDRGSALKETGVKESLGTVVLVVRPPKEETDNQLSDEDWE, encoded by the coding sequence aTGCTTTCATCAACCTCTCTGAAACCCATTACCAATCCCAAAAATTTGgtcttttcttcattcttaaACCAAAACCcatctcttttttcctttcaccCTTCTTTCCCGCTTTCAAAAACCCTCCTAAAACCCATCTCAGCTACTCTTATCCCCTCCAACCCCCAACCTCAACAGCAACAACTTTACCAACCTTTTAGGCCACCCCCATCTCCTCTCCCTTCCCAATTCCGTTCCCTTGACGTCGCAGCTCGCCTTGAAGTCTTAGCCAACCGCGGTGGACTTTGGTTTGAATATGCCCCCCTCATTCCTTCACTTTACCAAGAAGGTTTTTCGCCTCCTTCTGTAGAAGAAACGACTGGGATTTCTGGGGTTGAGCAAAATAGACTGATAGTAGCTGCCCAGGTAAGAGAATCACTTATTCAATCCAAAACTGATGAAAATGTTGTATCTTTTTTTGATACTGGTGGTTCTGAGTTGCTTTATGAAATAAGGCTTTTGAGTGCTAAGCAAAGAGCTGAAGCTGCTCGTTTCATACTTGAACATGGGTTGGATCCTAAGGGGGCTCAAGATTTAGCTAGAGCAATGAAGGATTTCGCAAGAAGGAAAACAGATAAAGGTTGGAAAAGTTTTGACTATCAGCTTCCGGGGGATTGCTTGTCATTTATGTACTATAGGCAAAGTAGGGAACATAAGAATCCTTCTGAACAAAGAACTTCTGCTTTAAGGCAAGCATTGAAAGTGGCTGAGTCTGAGAGTGCTAAAAAAGAGCTGTTAGAAGAGTTAGAATGTGGGGAAGatggaaaagaagagaaagaagaggaTTTGGATTATGGGGTTCGGGTTCCTGTAGTTAGGTTGAAGATTGGTGAAGTTGCTGAGGCTAGTAGCGTGGTGGTTTTGCCGGTTTGTAAGGCGGAGGAGAAGGATAGAGAGATTTTGCAGGCACCTTTGGAGTGTAGAAGTAAAGGGGATTTCGGTGTAGTGGAGGCTGAGAAAGGGTGGAACAGGTGGGTGGTTTTGCCAGGTTGGGAACCGGTTGTGGGGTTGAGTAATGGGGGAGTTGTGGTGGCATTTGGGGATGCGAGAGGTTTACCCTGGAAGGCAAATAGGTGGTATAAGGAAGAGCCTATTTTGGTAGTTGCTGATAGGAGTAGGAAGGAGGTGGAGTTTGATGATGGGTTTTATTTGGTGACAGTTGATAGTGGTGAGCTGAAGGTTGATAGGGGATCAGCACTGAAGGAAACGGGGGTGAAGGAGAGTCTAGGAACTGTGGTTTTGGTGGTTAGGCCACCGAAAGAAGAAACTGACAATCAATTGAGTGATGAAGATTGGGAGTGA
- the LOC18600112 gene encoding 1-aminocyclopropane-1-carboxylate oxidase homolog 1, protein MEVESDLRKVLPAEEHDYDRAKDLKAFDDTKAGVKGLVDAGVATIPRIFFMPPEDILSAQLDDQIDGLQVPVIDLGGINLDPAAHTDIVEMIRYASEKWGFFQIINHGIPQDVMNKVIAGVRRFHEQPKEVKMDFYSRENEKKVRFNSNYDLYKAKSANWRDTLFCVMAPNPPPPEEYPVVCRDILIEYSEHVQSLGQILLGLLSEALGLNPAHLADMGCMEGHGFVCHYYPACPEPERTLGHAKHCDPDFLTILLQDQIGGLQVLHEDHWIDVPPLEGALIINIGDLLQLISNDKFRSVEHRVLAKRAGPRISVACLFTTHFQPFNKLYGPIKELLSADSPPLYKETLIKDYLNSFCSMGLDNDSALDFLRM, encoded by the exons ATGGAAGTGGAATCTGATCTGCGGAAAGTTTTACCTGCAGAAGAACATGATTATGATAGAGCAAAAGATCTGAAGGCCTTTGATGACACAAAAGCTGGTGTTAAGGGACTTGTTGATGCTGGTGTAGCGACAATTCCTCGAATCTTTTTCATGCCGCCTGAAGACATACTCTCTGCACAGTTGGATGATCAAATTGATGGTCTTCAGGTTCCAGTCATAGATCTAGGAGGTATCAACTTAGATCCTGCTGCACACACGGATATTGTTGAAATGATCAGATATGCATCCGAGAAATGGGGATTCTTCCAGATAATAAACCATGGCATCCCGCAAGATGTCATGAACAAAGTCATTGCAGGTGTTCGTAGATTCCATGAACAACCGAAAGAGGTGAAGATGGATTTCTACTCACGTGAGAATGAGAAGAAAGTGAGATTTAATAGCAACTATGATCTCTACAAGGCAAAATCTGCAAACTGGAGGGACACTTTATTTTGTGTCATGGCTCCAAATCCTCCACCTCCCGAAGAGTATCCAGTTGTTTGCAG AGATATACTCATAGAGTACTCAGAGCATGTCCAGAGCTTAGGCCAAATTCTTTTGGGGTTGCTGTCCGAGGCCCTTGGTCTCAATCCTGCTCACCTCGCAGATATGGGGTGCATGGAAGGGCATGGCTTTGTTTGTCACTACTATCCAGCTTGCCCAGAACCTGAGCGTACTCTGGGACATGCCAAACACTGTGATCCTGACTTCCTCACCATCCTTTTGCAAGATCAAATTGGAGGTCTCCAGGTTCTTCATGAAGATCATTGGATTGATGTCCCTCCACTGGAAGGAGCTCTCATAATTAACATTGGCGACCTCTTACAG CTAATCTCCAATGACAAGTTCAGAAGCGTTGAGCACAGGGTGCTTGCTAAACGTGCAGGCCCAAGAATATCCGTTGCATGCCTTTTCACCACCCATTTTCAACCATTCAACAAGCTTTATGGCCCCATAAAGGAATTGTTATCAGCAGATAGTCCACCTTTGTACAAGGAAACCTTGATAAAGGATTATCTCAACTCCTTCTGCTCCATGGGACTTGACAACGATTCTGCACTTGATTTTTTGAGAATGTAA